CGTCATCGAATCAGAGGCTGGCCCTTTAATGGTAAATCCTACAGGTCAACTGATAGCGCCAGCAACCTGTCCGGGCTTCATGCTAATCGACTTTATCACCACCAACTTGGATGTGGCTAAAGAACGCACCGAGAAATATCAAACACAAAAAACAGTGGAGCTACAAATGACAGCACAATGTATACAACAATTACGTTTAAACACTTTGACCAAGGACGATTCTGTTACACCAGATAAAATGATAGAAACAATGCAGAAACTATTAAAGTACGACGATCGACAATTTCGGGAACTAAATTTGCACATAACAAATTATTACTCAGTATTAACGGACGGTATAGTTTGCATACCCTGGGATTTTACGCCGAGTTAGCGTacgatttaatatttatgtgttGGAATTTAAACGAAATTAATACTAACGATATATGTgttatattcaaatatgtatatgcatatgtatttatgtaactgCATGCGTTTTCTCAATAGTTAATGATTTTATGATAGCAAATGACGGATGTGCCTAAATAAAAACGTAAATATTTCTACTATATGGAACCATAAgtccaaaaatgttattttgtcattttttataccctgcacagggTAATATTTACTTTGTCAAGAAGCTTGTAACACACAGCAGAAAAATTCATAGACCCTGTAAAATTATCAACGTTACGAACTGAGCCTATTTAGCCATAACTGTCTGTCTGTTTCTACAGATATCGATCTGAGATATGGtatgttcttttttttactcAGTaaactactcatttgtcggaatcgcttATATCGGACCATTATTGCATAAAGCggccatataaactgactaaTCAAAATCAAGcgctttaatgaaaaatttttgtatttcccAAGGGCCTttacgaaattttttatatacatacatattaatgccTAAGGCAACGTTAAAACCTGTGATTagattgttcagatcgaaacactatagctgtcattcaaatttATCGATCAAAGCATAGATTAAGATCTTTGATAGATTTTGATATGCTATATAAAATGTACTTGTGAAGGTTATTATATCTTCGGTGCAACTGAAGTTAACGTTAACTCAGCCGTAGcgaactaatttttttgtgtgttttatattttttttttaatttttaaaaaattttttatttctttttaatattttttaaatattttttattgctttttaatttttattttgttttatttatttttgtattatttttttaaattttttttttttatattttttttgtttttttttttaattttttttaattttttttttatttttctttttatttttatatatattttttaatatttttttttttattttttttaaattttttttatattttttttttttattttttttttattttattttattttttttttattttttttaatacttttttatattttttttaatactttttatatttttttttatttctttatatttttgtttttatcccGTTTTCATCACAATCGGGTCTAATAACCctaacggacccggatttttatacgcctaaggactgtcaactcgtcAACTATCTGTCCAGGGACTGTGAAGTTGGCAGCATTCCTCGTGTTCTTTTGGCCttcaacaacaacttaaatatACATCTTACAGGAAAAATCTCTATAGTGAAAACAGCAAAAGTATTCGTTCGATAATAtcgattatataaaaaatgaattcattatatttcaatttgaCAACATTCaataacattaattaatttatgtgtTTCAGCGCCACCAACTAGATCATATCACTGCAGTCTTCTACCAACCAAAGACACTCGTGCTGATACAACTGAAAGTCCTCGGCACGTCGGCTATAAACATATTGCTCTGCATTGCTCCACATGCTCTGATTGCCACCACACAAGTACTGACGCATGCTGGGGTCCACTAATGCAACGTTGTTGCCCACGAACACCGCTTGCCACACACTCGGCGTTGCCGAGccataaatgttttttatgaatGCCGGCGGCACGGTACTGTTGCCATTAAAGCCACTATTctctaattttatataattttgccaaaaaatgctCTGGAAAATGTACCTGTTGCCCAAGAGGCGCTCAAATCGAAAGGCTGAACGGTATTTGTACCCATTTTGAAAAGTGCACATCAAAGAGGTTTGCGAACACTCGCTCAGGTAACCGAAACTACCGGTCACATTGTGAATGCACACGGCGCTGGAATTATGCAGCACCTCCATAGATGTCGGCAGGAAAGCGCCAATACGTTCCCAGTACTTTGGCGCCAAGCTATTCAGATCACAACTGCCCACAAGTTGTTGTATGTTGTTGTATAGCAGCTCATGCAAATCGTTGTTGCGCTGCAAGAACATCAAGTGGGCTATCAAGCGTTGATTGGCATTCAAACCCAAACAGTTGAGCGCTTTAACGGTGTCCACTTTGCTCTCCAACTGCTCGACAGCGTCGAAGGTCAcattcaaaatttcttcaaaaatatgttcACCCATTTTAGTTGCGTCCAATTGTGTGAGTATGCGTCGCGCAACCTCATAATTTGACGTATTCATACAAATTGCGTTTATGTTATTGTAATTAGCGGGATGCAGTGTCACCTCAAGCAGTTGCGCACTACGCTCCACGAGTTGTGCGCGCACTTCGGTCTCGAGCGCAATTAACGGTCCTGTGCGGGTGCCTAAATCGCGCGTTACATTCTTGAGTATCGAATAGAAATCGATTACGTAAGCGGGATCATATTGTAGCTTATCCGTTATTAGCTTGCGCCACAAAACTTTATAGCCTATGTAATGTACAGTGGCGTTTTGTGTGTTATTGACGACCTCTTTAATGAGATAAGTTGCGCTCCACCAGTCGTAATCTTGCACAGCTGTCGTTAAAACATCTTCCAATTCGTCTATGCAATCGTGTGTTTTGACGGTAATTGGCT
This genomic stretch from Bactrocera dorsalis isolate Fly_Bdor chromosome 5, ASM2337382v1, whole genome shotgun sequence harbors:
- the LOC105229083 gene encoding uncharacterized protein LOC105229083 translates to MALQYILLLKFLFLNAVLARNQNVLEANKRETVNNSTLLEVHVRLFNDLLAKDAAVKDKNIGEPITVKTHDCIDELEDVLTTAVQDYDWWSATYLIKEVVNNTQNATVHYIGYKVLWRKLITDKLQYDPAYVIDFYSILKNVTRDLGTRTGPLIALETEVRAQLVERSAQLLEVTLHPANYNNINAICMNTSNYEVARRILTQLDATKMGEHIFEEILNVTFDAVEQLESKVDTVKALNCLGLNANQRLIAHLMFLQRNNDLHELLYNNIQQLVGSCDLNSLAPKYWERIGAFLPTSMEVLHNSSAVCIHNVTGSFGYLSECSQTSLMCTFQNGYKYRSAFRFERLLGNRYIFQSIFWQNYIKLENSGFNGNSTVPPAFIKNIYGSATPSVWQAVFVGNNVALVDPSMRQYLCGGNQSMWSNAEQYVYSRRAEDFQLYQHECLWLVEDCSDMI